The Syntrophobotulus glycolicus DSM 8271 DNA window AAAAAAGCGCGGAGACCCTGACCGCGGACGCCGCCGCCTTAAAGATTACGACAGCGGACATCAGTTCGGCAGTCCAGTTGGATATTGCACTGGAAATGGGAACAGTCGGCACGCATGGGGTGACCATTACCATGCCGGTTCCGGAGGCGCTGGCCGGTGCCGAAGAGATTGCCGCGATCCATTATGGAAAAACGAAAGAGGCCATGATCTGCGAGTTGTCAGGAGATACCCTGAGCTTCACTTTGGAATCCTTCAGCCCGGTGGTCCTGCTGGCCGGTGAAGCGCCGAAGGTTGCAACCGTTTATATTAAAAATGTCAAAGGCGGAGCGATTTTGGCCTTTGATGCCTCCAGAGGTCAGAAAATACTGCCGGTTGGCGAAAATGTCCGGATAGACATTGGCGCCACGCTGTATACGTACCCTTATCCGATGGAAGACGGACAGGGGACAATCCGGTACCTTTCCACGAAAGCGGAAACAATGGCAGGCCGACTCATTTTTGAGGATACGGGGATGTCACAGCAAATTACAATTATGCAGGATACAATCATCTCGGCAGCCTTTGAGCGGGTTGCCGCAAGCGATGCTTCGGTAGCCGTCAATCCGGCAAAGGCCTATTTTCCTGCAGCCAAAGGAGGGGCAAGCACTTCAATCAGTACGACGCTGACCGCCTCCCGGAACGGGAGCATCCTCAGCGGTGCTGCTTTTAGAAAATCCGCGGATCAAGGCGGGTCAAGCTTTGACTTCAGTGTGACGGAAAGCGGGGAGCTGAGCAGTGAAGGGAATATTGCTTTGGGAGGCTATACCGTCTATGTCGATGTCACTTACGGCGGGCAAGCTTATGAAGGGCTTCCGGTGGCGATAACCTCCGGCTCCCGGGTAAATGTTGAATTGTACATTGCGGATAACGTGAGGAGCGGCGATCTCCTCAATATGCTGGCCAAATCTTACTATGCAAAGGAAAGCACGCTCGCAGACGTTCTGAAGAACGGCTACGGAGTTTTCCCGATCTATAATTACGACAACTTTGCCGGCATATATACAGCCGCCGGGAAAAAGGTCTCCGATGACGATGACGTAGTATCCTTGGATAAAAACTATTATTTTCTTAGACACACAAATGATGAAGGAAAGATGTACAGTCTGAAGGTTGAGGCGCTTGCCGGCGGCAGTTCAGGCGGCAGCGGCTCAGGAGGGGGTTCAGTCATAACTGACGGCAGCGGAGGAGTACCGGACTCCTCTATCACGGAAAAAGCGGATAAAATGGAAGTCAGCGTGACCGGCGGCTCCGGCAAAATGTCTTCTTCTCAACTCCGGAACCTGATCAGCAAAAATAAGGATAAGCCGGTTGTCATTTCCGGAACAAACTATACCATCACCTTTGCCCAAGGCACCATGCAGATCTCTGCCGGCCAGACCGGCATCGACTTCGGAGTCAGAATCAGTCCCGAGACAGATAACAGCAGTCTGCAAGGCCTGGCCGGGGACAGTCTGGCCCTGGTCCTGAATTTCAACCACAGCGGGGCCTTGCCGGGTGAAGCCTCCATTACCATCAAAGCAGGCAGCAAGTATGCGGGCCAGACCCTTCATTATTATTACTGCAATCAAAGCACCGGCCAGCTGGAGTACCGGCAGAGCGCTGTTGTGGACACCAATGGCTTTGTCACCGTCACGCAGAATCGCTGCTCCGACTATGTCTTTCTGACGGAAAAACAGACCGGCAGTCCGGGCAGAACTTATGGGGAGAACCGTTATGATACGGCTTTGGAAATCGCCAGGACCTATTTTACCAAGGGAGCGGATACCGTCGTTCTCGTCCGGGGAGACATTTCTGCCGACGCCCTGCCGGCGGTGCCCTTGGCCAAAAAACACAATGCCCCTCTGTTGCTTACTCCTCCCGCCAGCCTGCCGGATAACGTCTTAGCTCAGATTAAAGCTTTGGGCGCCGAAAAGGTAATCATTGTCGGCGGTCCCGGGGCCATAAAGCCCGCGGTGGCAGAAAGGCTTGAAAGTGAGGGAGTTACCGTTGAGCGGATTTACGGAGCCAACCAGTACGAAACCGCCTATGAGATTGCCAAAGTGGTCGGCAATGCCACCGGTCAAGCCGCTCTGGTCAATGGAAGCCGTAAACAAACCGCCTTCGCTGATGCGTTATCTATTGCCGCTTGGGCCGGATATCAAGGTGTGCCGATCCTTTATGCGGGTGAAAATTCCGGGACACTGCCTGAAGCCACCAACCGGGCTTTCAAGGAACTGGGCATCAGTCAAACCCTCCTGATCGGCGGGCCGGGCGTCCTGCCCCAAGCGTTGGAGGCCCTGGTCCCGAAGGCGCAGCGCTATGCCGGAACCGACCGTTACGACACCAATGCCCGGGTCTTGAAAGAGCTTCAGCCCAATGCCAAAACCCTCTATGTTGTCAGCGGAGCTGATTTCGCCGATGCCCTGGCCGGTGCGGCCGTAGCCGCCCAAAATAACGGCTGGCTGCTCCTGACCGGTACCCAGGGGGGAACGAACGGCCTGACGGCAACACAGCAAAGCCTGCTGCAGGCGGCCAAAGGAACTGTGCAGGAAATGCAGGTTTTCGGCGGTGCGGCGGCGGTGCCTCAGGCTACACTGGAAGCGGTTAAGGCTTCGCTTGGACTGTAAACGTTCCGAAATACCTCCGGGTGAATGAAGGAATAATGAACCGGAGCCGGTCAGCCATAAACGACCGGCTCCACAATGATAATGGGCGGGACCATCAATAACCGGCAACTGTTCCTGAATATTTCCCTGATGCCGGTTCCAGTGAATGATAGATCTCCGTAATATATTCGAGGATGATCTGTCCCATTTCTTCAGGCGTCTCGCGGGGTTCTTCAGATATCCACCGGTTCAGCACGTGCCAAAGACCGCCGAAGCCGTAGAAAAAATGGTAGCGGGTTTTATGGTCTAAGTTAACGCCGGTCATATAGGGTTTTACTTTGAGGGATACATGTTCATAAATAAGTTGATCCATTCTGTCCGCAAAAAAATAGATCATATTGTTTTGTTTCAAAAGCTTGAGAAAATCGATGTGGTCATGCCATAGCTGAAAATAGGAGACAGTGACAGCCTGAAAAGACAGTTCACTCTTATTAAGAATTTTTTTGGCAAAATCCTCAATCACCACTCGGCAATGCAAAGACAGGACTTCTTCTTTTGATTTGAAATAACGGTAAAAGGTTCTTCGGTCTAAATCTGCTTTTTT harbors:
- a CDS encoding cell wall-binding repeat-containing protein, producing the protein MEKIQKAIRREGLSALLMALIIAFGLSLMSPVSVSATDFGDKKVEEPERILTIVFDPQGGEFEEGGAVTAREVTLPASYLDEESDRYYASAEDLPALNDRSGYTFTGWYLDGDKLEEGDRIFDEVTFEAQWNELSTEEAFAGNSPANKFGDDKDFTQPGEEVILLFDPKGGVFEDGTIESKEITAEASDQDGDYYYYTVRAEDFPNLQNRPGCIFEGWYMAEQKLEVGDRVYLALLQFDAKWKGKNEASVDEDVKEFFSGTLPDIRFGGAEGEAPGLSVKALAAGDKKSAETLTADAAALKITTADISSAVQLDIALEMGTVGTHGVTITMPVPEALAGAEEIAAIHYGKTKEAMICELSGDTLSFTLESFSPVVLLAGEAPKVATVYIKNVKGGAILAFDASRGQKILPVGENVRIDIGATLYTYPYPMEDGQGTIRYLSTKAETMAGRLIFEDTGMSQQITIMQDTIISAAFERVAASDASVAVNPAKAYFPAAKGGASTSISTTLTASRNGSILSGAAFRKSADQGGSSFDFSVTESGELSSEGNIALGGYTVYVDVTYGGQAYEGLPVAITSGSRVNVELYIADNVRSGDLLNMLAKSYYAKESTLADVLKNGYGVFPIYNYDNFAGIYTAAGKKVSDDDDVVSLDKNYYFLRHTNDEGKMYSLKVEALAGGSSGGSGSGGGSVITDGSGGVPDSSITEKADKMEVSVTGGSGKMSSSQLRNLISKNKDKPVVISGTNYTITFAQGTMQISAGQTGIDFGVRISPETDNSSLQGLAGDSLALVLNFNHSGALPGEASITIKAGSKYAGQTLHYYYCNQSTGQLEYRQSAVVDTNGFVTVTQNRCSDYVFLTEKQTGSPGRTYGENRYDTALEIARTYFTKGADTVVLVRGDISADALPAVPLAKKHNAPLLLTPPASLPDNVLAQIKALGAEKVIIVGGPGAIKPAVAERLESEGVTVERIYGANQYETAYEIAKVVGNATGQAALVNGSRKQTAFADALSIAAWAGYQGVPILYAGENSGTLPEATNRAFKELGISQTLLIGGPGVLPQALEALVPKAQRYAGTDRYDTNARVLKELQPNAKTLYVVSGADFADALAGAAVAAQNNGWLLLTGTQGGTNGLTATQQSLLQAAKGTVQEMQVFGGAAAVPQATLEAVKASLGL
- a CDS encoding TetR/AcrR family transcriptional regulator; this encodes MDKAEDFKPNQAQQWFINALLALMQKKPFNEIQVKELSKKADLDRRTFYRYFKSKEEVLSLHCRVVIEDFAKKILNKSELSFQAVTVSYFQLWHDHIDFLKLLKQNNMIYFFADRMDQLIYEHVSLKVKPYMTGVNLDHKTRYHFFYGFGGLWHVLNRWISEEPRETPEEMGQIILEYITEIYHSLEPASGKYSGTVAGY